The following proteins are encoded in a genomic region of Desulfonatronum thiodismutans:
- a CDS encoding transglutaminase TgpA family protein produces the protein MIIRASRTLLRDPHGPWLWILGPAFLAALPHFARYPAWIGLTCVGLWFLRLYTLQRTGLTPSRMIRLVLTLGGVGGVYLSFGYLLGPEPGTALLLLLLALKPFEARGRRDQVQILFMTYLLVLLQFLHSQSLLVAGYMILVVLIATAALIGVSHPPSQTDPRFRLRQAGVLLLQALPVMLILFVLFPRLPGSLWGLFQAPRTGLTGLSDTMSPGDISELLQSSEVVFRVAFVDQPPTVSRMYWRALVLWETDGRGWRVGEPERESGRESGREFRQWRVRPLSETVEYVLTMEAHDQRWLPVLEMPLAGGWERQVGSSAEALPDMSPETIPGTEADTPGIMAEELEPAPDFRLEAREELRRRARFQLQAALEFETDAPTPGERRRALELPASGNHRARELAWSWVATNEDADGDERSVVDRALDFFRDEAFGYTLRPPLLGEEAVDDFLFRTRSGYCEHYASAFTFLMRAAGIPARVVVGYQGGDRNPLGDYFVIRQYHAHAWSEVWLEETGWTRVDPTTVLAPERIDVGAGALVPNIDMPRVLSSREMGWVISAWRGLTQGWDAANTLWNQWVLDFGFERQRRFLERFGLAGTTRLERFGHLALALSLSFVAAALVYGVILLRSRPPEDALDKIYAGFCRRLAKIGIPRFPQEGPRDYAFRAAGLRPDLAEPITAISADYIRLRYGASMRSGRDATDASSPEAQRSELARRVRAFRPRRA, from the coding sequence ATGATAATCCGTGCCTCGCGAACTCTCCTGCGAGATCCCCACGGCCCCTGGCTCTGGATTCTCGGCCCGGCATTCCTGGCCGCGCTGCCGCACTTCGCCAGGTATCCGGCGTGGATTGGGCTGACCTGCGTCGGATTGTGGTTTTTGCGACTGTACACCTTACAGCGCACGGGGTTGACCCCGTCCAGAATGATCCGTCTCGTCTTAACCCTGGGCGGCGTGGGCGGCGTCTACCTCAGTTTCGGCTATTTGCTGGGTCCGGAACCCGGCACGGCCCTACTCTTGCTCCTGCTGGCCCTGAAGCCCTTCGAGGCCAGGGGACGTCGGGATCAGGTCCAGATCCTGTTCATGACGTACCTGCTGGTGCTGCTCCAATTTTTGCACAGCCAAAGCCTGCTGGTGGCGGGGTACATGATTTTGGTCGTGCTGATCGCCACGGCGGCCTTGATTGGCGTCTCCCATCCGCCCAGTCAGACCGATCCGCGGTTTCGGCTCCGCCAGGCCGGCGTCCTGCTGCTCCAGGCCCTGCCGGTCATGCTGATCCTGTTCGTGCTCTTTCCCCGGCTGCCCGGCTCTCTTTGGGGCCTGTTCCAGGCCCCGAGAACCGGACTGACCGGGCTGAGCGACACCATGAGCCCCGGAGACATCAGCGAACTGCTGCAATCCTCGGAAGTGGTCTTCCGGGTCGCCTTCGTCGACCAGCCTCCGACAGTGAGCCGGATGTACTGGCGGGCCCTGGTGCTCTGGGAAACAGACGGGCGGGGATGGCGAGTCGGCGAACCCGAGCGGGAGTCTGGCCGGGAATCTGGCCGGGAATTCAGGCAATGGCGAGTCCGGCCCTTGAGCGAGACGGTGGAATACGTTCTGACCATGGAGGCCCATGACCAGCGCTGGCTTCCGGTCCTGGAAATGCCGCTGGCCGGAGGCTGGGAAAGACAAGTGGGTTCATCGGCGGAAGCGTTGCCGGACATGAGTCCTGAAACGATACCCGGCACGGAAGCGGATACTCCTGGGATCATGGCCGAGGAGCTCGAACCGGCTCCGGATTTTCGCCTGGAGGCTCGCGAAGAACTGCGTCGCCGCGCCCGGTTTCAGCTCCAGGCGGCCCTGGAATTCGAGACGGACGCCCCGACGCCGGGAGAGCGTCGCCGCGCTCTGGAACTGCCGGCCTCCGGCAACCATCGGGCCAGGGAGCTGGCCTGGAGTTGGGTCGCGACGAACGAGGACGCGGACGGGGACGAGCGGAGCGTGGTGGATCGGGCCTTGGATTTCTTTCGCGACGAGGCTTTTGGCTACACCCTGCGTCCGCCCTTGCTGGGCGAAGAGGCCGTGGACGATTTTCTGTTCCGGACCCGGAGCGGGTATTGCGAGCACTATGCGTCGGCCTTCACCTTCCTGATGCGCGCGGCCGGCATACCGGCCCGGGTGGTGGTCGGCTATCAGGGCGGAGACCGCAATCCCTTGGGAGACTACTTCGTGATCCGCCAGTATCACGCCCATGCCTGGAGCGAAGTCTGGCTGGAGGAAACCGGCTGGACCCGTGTGGACCCGACCACGGTGCTCGCACCGGAACGAATCGACGTGGGCGCCGGGGCACTGGTGCCGAATATCGACATGCCCAGGGTGCTTTCCAGCCGGGAAATGGGGTGGGTGATCAGCGCTTGGCGTGGTCTGACCCAGGGCTGGGACGCGGCCAATACGCTTTGGAATCAATGGGTCCTGGATTTCGGTTTCGAACGGCAGCGCCGTTTCCTGGAGCGTTTCGGCTTGGCCGGAACGACCCGCCTGGAGCGCTTCGGCCACTTGGCTCTGGCCCTGAGCCTGAGCTTCGTCGCCGCGGCCCTGGTCTACGGCGTGATCCTGCTCCGCTCCCGTCCGCCCGAGGACGCCCTGGACAAAATCTACGCCGGGTTCTGCCGCCGTCTGGCCAAAATCGGCATCCCCCGCTTCCCCCAGGAAGGCCCCCGGGATTACGCCTTTCGAGCAGCCGGACTGCGCCCGGACCTGGCGGAACCGATCACGGCCATCAGCGCGGACTATATCCGGCTGCGCTACGGGGCGTCCATGCGTTCCGGCCGGGATGCAACGGACGCATCATCTCCCGAAGCCCAACGGAGCGAGCTGGCCCGAAGGGTCCGGGCGTTTCGCCCCAGGCGGGCCTGA
- a CDS encoding tetratricopeptide repeat protein, giving the protein MFGKVFGFFLGLVVLVCGSEPVSALEMSLRQYPQREQVALRLSADTAGTPVVPQVRRVEGQAVRLELPGVDRSELADLDLPSPAGSLLLTAFLREPTGLVVRTSTEAFGFVSQFNPSTGLLLVDFFPDPLGNRWQETASRQASPPAAPAPEPSDIPATSPPESPPAAPPPPPSQARASSEPTGTPDQRIVPRMEPSSESMTAEVRRPLRERPEDQAGDPVSMPASMPTATEDVPQVRAPIRSAVPEQVESSAPLASAPDTDASRIQTQAQTQDQTQGQSAIRSPISRVGPDQAAPVAPVIDQPVERQVAPPVEAAAEPLPALPEAMARPEPIAQPDDPSMSRAPILRQPVPEAESADEELIEPAPVTEIEPSEPLPAVVAEESDAVPDPPESLLESEATPAPSPSPSSPTIPEQAEDPDQQHQRLLTSARAAMMNSEFDAAIAALRALSNLPDLSDTAREEVLYNLGDALFGLHQADLADNFGPIAQAYERAMNFNPKSQRTATALRNLGVLHLRVNNLPEAKAYFNVLKRDYPHDPLVPTTEYYLGQFFLERGDYDQAADYFQIVVQNHPEHSIAQQSSVGLAKALNALGYDEQAFQIMDFMEKRWPRYYIDEPELLELAGIIALRVNALESAKQRLLTYYNLIPDTPEADMLLARIGDIYLLSGQPDPARRVFERAAELFPDQEGGLIAKMRLVEGGIHDEPSLDDMFAMRRAAEVYSEIISKHPDSPLAAVATVKLAIWQIWNKRLEDSLMVISGFLGSRPNHSLVPKALEVGVEAFTRLVERNAADGRYPEILEQWQANVFLHDMLDELSPSTQLGLAMAYWSAGDMEQAIALARPYLGEDTPKELQISALELILGIFLEQQEWARIVDLAPLRDDLPGPQRRELTYSVALAMENLGRSEEARPLWRGLAEDFDLTDAQRGYALYFLARTAMQEENFERVYLYAQEALSLLLLDREDTGKIRDAVTWLTQVTERTGRLQEALAWALELDQLIDRSDPDWSMSRYRLAQLYQRAQNHAEWKAVLEDLKTEDPQGLYGRLAASALQGRTLEDSAGRFF; this is encoded by the coding sequence GTGTTCGGAAAGGTGTTCGGCTTTTTTCTGGGGCTTGTTGTCCTTGTTTGCGGGTCCGAGCCCGTATCGGCCCTGGAGATGAGCCTGCGGCAGTATCCGCAGCGAGAGCAGGTGGCTCTGCGGTTGTCGGCGGATACCGCGGGGACTCCGGTCGTTCCCCAGGTGCGACGCGTCGAAGGCCAAGCCGTCCGGTTGGAACTGCCCGGCGTGGACCGGAGCGAGCTGGCTGATCTGGACCTGCCGTCCCCCGCCGGGTCGCTGCTTTTGACGGCTTTCCTCCGGGAACCCACCGGCCTCGTGGTCCGCACGAGCACCGAGGCCTTTGGTTTCGTCTCGCAATTCAATCCCTCCACCGGACTGCTGTTGGTGGACTTTTTTCCGGATCCGCTGGGCAATCGCTGGCAAGAAACCGCCTCGCGCCAAGCATCCCCCCCAGCGGCCCCAGCTCCCGAGCCTTCAGATATCCCGGCGACAAGCCCACCGGAATCTCCCCCTGCCGCTCCACCACCTCCTCCTTCCCAAGCCCGGGCGTCCAGTGAACCGACTGGGACGCCCGACCAGCGGATTGTCCCGAGGATGGAGCCATCCTCCGAAAGCATGACGGCGGAGGTTCGCCGACCATTGCGGGAACGTCCGGAAGACCAAGCCGGCGACCCGGTCTCCATGCCTGCTTCGATGCCCACGGCTACGGAAGATGTCCCTCAAGTCCGAGCACCGATCCGTTCCGCTGTTCCCGAGCAAGTTGAGTCGTCCGCTCCTCTCGCGTCCGCGCCGGATACCGACGCCTCGCGGATTCAGACCCAGGCCCAGACCCAGGACCAGACCCAAGGTCAGAGCGCGATTCGTTCTCCGATTTCGCGTGTCGGCCCGGATCAGGCCGCTCCCGTGGCTCCGGTTATTGATCAGCCTGTTGAGCGACAAGTCGCGCCGCCAGTGGAAGCAGCGGCTGAGCCGCTCCCCGCATTGCCCGAGGCCATGGCCCGACCCGAACCCATAGCGCAGCCTGACGATCCTTCAATGAGCCGCGCTCCCATTCTCCGGCAGCCGGTGCCCGAAGCGGAGTCGGCCGACGAAGAGTTGATCGAACCTGCTCCCGTGACCGAGATTGAACCTTCGGAACCGTTGCCCGCGGTGGTCGCGGAGGAATCGGACGCCGTGCCGGATCCGCCCGAATCGCTTTTGGAGTCAGAGGCGACGCCTGCCCCTTCGCCCTCTCCCTCGTCTCCCACCATTCCGGAACAGGCCGAAGATCCTGACCAACAGCACCAGCGATTGCTGACATCGGCCAGAGCGGCGATGATGAACTCGGAGTTCGATGCAGCCATCGCTGCCCTGCGAGCTCTTTCCAACCTTCCGGACTTGTCGGACACGGCCCGGGAGGAGGTGCTTTACAATCTCGGCGACGCCTTGTTCGGTCTGCACCAGGCTGATCTGGCCGACAATTTCGGACCCATCGCCCAGGCCTACGAACGGGCCATGAACTTCAACCCAAAATCCCAGAGAACCGCCACGGCCTTACGGAACTTGGGCGTGCTGCATTTGCGGGTAAATAATCTACCGGAGGCCAAGGCCTATTTCAACGTGCTCAAGCGCGACTATCCTCACGACCCCCTTGTGCCCACCACGGAATACTATCTCGGGCAGTTTTTTCTGGAGCGGGGCGACTACGATCAGGCCGCGGATTACTTTCAGATCGTGGTCCAGAACCACCCGGAGCATTCCATTGCTCAACAGTCCTCGGTGGGGCTGGCCAAAGCCTTGAACGCTCTGGGCTATGACGAACAGGCGTTCCAGATCATGGATTTTATGGAGAAGCGTTGGCCCAGGTATTACATCGACGAGCCCGAACTTCTGGAGTTGGCCGGAATCATCGCCTTGCGCGTCAACGCTCTGGAATCCGCGAAGCAGCGTTTGCTGACCTACTACAACCTGATTCCGGACACCCCGGAGGCCGATATGCTGTTGGCCCGGATCGGGGACATCTATCTGCTTTCCGGTCAGCCGGATCCGGCCAGACGAGTCTTTGAACGAGCCGCGGAGCTGTTTCCGGACCAGGAGGGCGGCCTGATCGCCAAGATGCGGCTGGTGGAGGGCGGGATCCATGACGAACCCAGCCTGGACGACATGTTCGCCATGCGCAGGGCCGCGGAGGTCTATTCGGAAATTATTTCCAAGCATCCGGATAGCCCCTTGGCCGCGGTGGCCACGGTCAAGCTGGCCATCTGGCAAATCTGGAACAAGCGGCTCGAAGACAGCTTGATGGTCATCAGTGGTTTTTTGGGCAGTCGACCCAATCATTCCCTGGTTCCCAAAGCCCTGGAAGTGGGTGTCGAGGCTTTCACCCGGCTGGTGGAGCGCAACGCGGCGGACGGACGATATCCCGAGATTTTGGAGCAGTGGCAGGCGAATGTTTTTCTCCACGACATGCTGGACGAGTTGTCGCCGAGCACCCAGCTCGGCTTGGCCATGGCCTATTGGAGCGCAGGCGATATGGAGCAGGCCATTGCCTTGGCCAGGCCCTATCTTGGGGAGGACACGCCAAAGGAACTGCAAATCTCGGCTCTGGAGTTGATTCTGGGAATTTTTCTGGAGCAGCAGGAATGGGCGCGGATCGTGGACCTGGCTCCACTCCGGGACGATCTGCCTGGGCCGCAGCGGCGGGAGCTGACCTATTCCGTGGCCCTGGCCATGGAAAATCTGGGCCGTTCCGAGGAGGCCCGGCCGCTTTGGCGCGGGCTGGCCGAAGACTTCGACCTGACCGACGCCCAGCGCGGCTATGCCTTGTACTTTCTGGCCCGTACGGCCATGCAGGAGGAAAATTTCGAGCGTGTCTATCTCTACGCCCAGGAAGCCCTGAGCCTGTTGCTGCTGGACCGGGAGGATACCGGCAAGATCAGGGACGCCGTGACGTGGTTGACCCAGGTCACGGAACGCACTGGTCGGCTCCAGGAAGCCCTGGCCTGGGCCTTGGAATTGGACCAACTCATCGATCGCTCCGACCCGGACTGGAGCATGAGTCGCTATCGGCTGGCGCAGCTCTATCAACGCGCCCAGAACCACGCCGAATGGAAAGCCGTTCTGGAAGACTTGAAAACAGAAGACCCCCAGGGTCTTTATGGCCGCCTGGCCGCCTCGGCTCTCCAGGGCCGGACTCTGGAAGACAGCGCGGGCCGTTTCTTTTAG
- a CDS encoding sigma-54 interaction domain-containing protein — protein sequence MGVDRTGIIGESPSLRQVFGVLAKVSPTDSTVLVTGESGTGKELLVRALHANSKRKGKPFVPINCGAIPRDLIESELFGHEKGAFTHAIRSRAGRFEMADGGTIFLDEIGELDLTLQVKILRVIQEKEFERVGGTVTTKVDVRIVAATNRDLEQEVAQGRFREDLFYRLNVIPIHLPPLRERDDDIILLGKHFLNVFCEQKQRDLLRLSPKAQDFLIAYPWPGNVRELENFMERISILCENSEVAPEDLPDKILKFVGHEVPKRQPKLALEGFAWPTLVDLRGQSGGLKEFMDEIEDRLLQEALEECGGVKNQAAELLGIKRTTLIEKLKKRNAANG from the coding sequence ATGGGCGTTGATCGGACTGGAATCATCGGGGAGAGCCCCAGTCTGCGGCAGGTTTTCGGCGTGCTGGCCAAAGTGTCGCCCACTGACAGCACCGTTCTGGTCACCGGAGAATCCGGGACCGGAAAGGAACTGCTGGTGCGCGCTCTGCACGCCAACAGCAAGCGAAAAGGCAAGCCTTTCGTGCCCATCAACTGCGGCGCCATCCCCAGGGATCTGATCGAATCCGAGTTGTTCGGCCATGAAAAGGGCGCGTTCACGCATGCCATTCGTTCCCGGGCGGGCCGTTTCGAAATGGCCGACGGCGGAACGATCTTTCTGGATGAAATCGGGGAACTGGATCTGACCCTGCAGGTGAAGATTCTGCGGGTGATCCAGGAAAAGGAATTTGAACGGGTCGGCGGGACCGTGACCACCAAGGTGGACGTGCGCATCGTCGCGGCCACCAATCGGGATCTGGAGCAGGAGGTGGCCCAGGGACGATTCCGGGAGGATCTGTTTTATCGTCTGAACGTGATCCCGATCCACCTTCCCCCGCTGCGCGAACGCGACGACGACATCATCTTGCTGGGGAAGCATTTTCTGAACGTGTTCTGCGAGCAAAAACAACGGGATCTGTTGCGCTTGTCGCCCAAGGCCCAGGACTTTTTGATCGCCTACCCCTGGCCCGGAAATGTCCGGGAACTGGAAAATTTCATGGAGCGCATTTCCATTCTGTGCGAGAACAGTGAAGTCGCTCCCGAGGATTTACCCGATAAAATTCTGAAGTTCGTGGGCCATGAAGTCCCGAAGCGACAGCCGAAACTCGCCCTGGAAGGCTTTGCCTGGCCGACCCTGGTGGATTTGCGCGGTCAGAGCGGAGGGTTGAAAGAGTTCATGGACGAGATCGAAGACCGCCTGCTTCAGGAAGCCCTGGAGGAGTGCGGGGGCGTCAAAAATCAGGCGGCGGAACTGCTGGGAATCAAGCGAACCACGCTGATAGAAAAGCTCAAGAAGCGCAACGCCGCCAACGGCTGA
- a CDS encoding DUF58 domain-containing protein — protein MPLATTLSRLRSGFTKRATSPDGSDHLPVRLGTNRIYILPTKTGIGFFILLVILLLISINYNNPPGYLLTFLLTGIALVGIFHTHRGLSGLLISQGPASPVFAGDQAKFPVTVTNPSPWPRHGIQVGWARGDTGSLKDLPTAGEQTFLPSLSATNRGELRPKRILVATVFPLGLFRAWSWVALPLRCVVYPAPASRASVLDQQSASQDQGEKRPRAGNGLEGEEYHGLRAYQMGDPLRRIAWKAVARGTELVSKEFGSAANQQEIVLDWDALPGGETEAKLSLLCRLVLDAEAAGQAYSLRIPGKHIPVGNGPRQMHACLTALALFAMPASEPPDEARR, from the coding sequence ATGCCCCTCGCTACGACCTTGAGCCGCCTTCGATCCGGCTTCACCAAACGAGCCACCAGTCCCGACGGAAGCGACCACCTCCCGGTGCGGCTGGGAACCAACCGCATCTATATTCTGCCCACCAAAACCGGGATCGGTTTTTTCATCCTGCTGGTCATCCTGCTGCTGATCTCCATCAACTACAACAATCCGCCGGGCTATCTCCTGACCTTCCTGCTGACCGGCATCGCCCTGGTCGGCATCTTCCACACCCATCGCGGCCTCTCCGGGCTGCTGATCAGCCAAGGTCCGGCATCTCCGGTCTTTGCGGGCGACCAAGCGAAATTTCCGGTGACGGTCACCAACCCGAGCCCGTGGCCGCGTCATGGGATTCAGGTCGGTTGGGCCCGGGGCGATACCGGATCACTCAAAGACCTCCCCACCGCCGGAGAGCAGACCTTTCTTCCATCCTTGTCGGCGACCAACCGAGGGGAATTGCGGCCAAAGCGGATATTGGTCGCCACGGTTTTCCCCCTGGGCCTGTTCCGGGCTTGGTCCTGGGTCGCCCTGCCGTTGCGCTGCGTGGTTTACCCGGCCCCGGCTTCAAGGGCTTCCGTCCTTGATCAACAAAGCGCTTCCCAGGACCAAGGCGAGAAACGGCCACGGGCGGGAAACGGACTGGAAGGCGAGGAATACCATGGCTTGCGAGCATATCAGATGGGCGACCCCTTGCGCCGGATTGCCTGGAAGGCCGTAGCCAGGGGCACGGAGCTGGTGTCCAAGGAGTTCGGCTCCGCCGCGAACCAGCAGGAGATCGTGCTGGACTGGGACGCCCTGCCCGGCGGGGAAACCGAGGCCAAGCTGTCCCTGCTCTGCCGCCTGGTTCTGGACGCTGAAGCCGCCGGACAAGCCTACAGCCTGCGGATTCCCGGCAAACACATTCCCGTCGGAAACGGACCGCGCCAGATGCACGCCTGCTTGACGGCCCTGGCCCTGTTCGCCATGCCTGCCTCAGAGCCGCCCGACGAGGCCCGACGATGA
- the rplM gene encoding 50S ribosomal protein L13, whose amino-acid sequence MKTYSPTAAELDREWYVVDAEDKILGRLASTIAMRLRGKHKPEFVPHMDNGDFIVVINAEKVKVTGAKLDQKMYNRHSGYMGGLKQTNLRTMLQKKPEHVLQHAVKGMLPKNRLGRALLKKLKVYTGTEHPHAAQQPKQLDF is encoded by the coding sequence ATGAAGACATATTCCCCGACAGCGGCGGAGCTTGACCGCGAATGGTACGTGGTCGACGCCGAAGACAAGATTCTGGGCCGCTTGGCAAGCACCATCGCCATGCGCCTGCGTGGAAAACATAAGCCTGAGTTCGTCCCGCACATGGACAACGGAGACTTCATCGTCGTGATCAACGCCGAGAAGGTCAAAGTCACGGGCGCGAAGCTGGATCAGAAGATGTACAATCGGCATTCCGGCTACATGGGCGGCCTGAAGCAGACCAACCTGCGGACCATGCTCCAGAAAAAGCCCGAGCATGTCCTGCAACACGCGGTCAAAGGCATGCTGCCCAAAAATCGCCTGGGACGCGCGTTGCTCAAAAAGCTGAAGGTCTACACCGGCACCGAGCATCCCCATGCGGCACAACAGCCGAAACAACTGGATTTTTAA
- the rpsI gene encoding 30S ribosomal protein S9 → MSSEFFYGTGRRKSAVARTRIYPGSGQILVNNRPFDEYFPRATLRMIVRQPLNLTKTLGKFDIKATVDGGGVAGQAEALRHGISRALLAFDLELRPTLKRAGLLTRDARIKERKKYGLRSARARFQYSKR, encoded by the coding sequence ATGAGCAGTGAATTCTTTTACGGAACCGGACGCCGGAAATCCGCCGTGGCCAGGACCCGCATCTATCCTGGAAGTGGCCAGATTCTGGTGAACAATCGACCCTTTGACGAATATTTTCCTCGGGCCACTCTGCGGATGATCGTGCGCCAGCCCTTGAATCTGACCAAAACCCTGGGCAAGTTCGACATCAAGGCCACCGTGGACGGCGGCGGCGTAGCCGGACAGGCCGAGGCCCTGCGTCACGGCATTTCCCGCGCGCTGCTGGCCTTTGACCTGGAACTGCGGCCGACTCTGAAACGCGCCGGCCTGCTGACCCGGGACGCCCGGATCAAGGAACGCAAAAAGTACGGCCTGCGTTCCGCCCGCGCCCGGTTCCAATACTCCAAGCGGTAA
- a CDS encoding nucleotide sugar dehydrogenase — MSSTLISKLNSKHACIGIVGLGYVGLPLALRYLEAGYSVLGLDVDQSKVDLLSAGKSYIKHISVAPIYEAVQAGRFTASTDFSRASEADALILCVPTPLDRHREPDLSYVIASLEEILPYLRPDQVVSLESTTYPGTTEEELRPRIEQAGFAIGRDIFLVYSPEREDPGNPDFKTRTIPKVCGGSTSACLDVGLALYEQVIDQVIPVSSTRTAEAVKLMENIFRSVNIALVNELKTAFMKMDIDVFEVIRAASTKPFGFMPFYPGPGLGGHCIPIDPFYLTWKAREYDVTTRFIELAGEINTSMPAFVIQRAADVLNEQGKPLKGSRILLLGLAYKADVDDDRESPTYRIMELLEHKGALVAYNDPHVPVIRPSREYARYAGRESMPVGDGYDLIILCTAHEAYKDIDPAALSVPVLDTRGFFPDLEGRVFRG; from the coding sequence ATGTCGTCCACCCTCATCAGCAAACTGAACTCAAAGCACGCCTGCATCGGCATCGTTGGATTGGGATACGTCGGCCTGCCGTTGGCCCTGCGTTACCTTGAGGCCGGGTACTCCGTCCTTGGGCTGGACGTGGACCAGAGCAAGGTGGATCTGTTGTCCGCCGGAAAGAGCTACATCAAGCATATTTCCGTCGCGCCGATTTATGAAGCCGTTCAGGCGGGAAGATTTACGGCCAGTACGGATTTTTCCCGTGCCTCCGAGGCCGACGCCCTGATTCTGTGCGTCCCCACGCCCCTGGACCGCCACCGAGAGCCGGACTTGAGCTACGTAATCGCCTCGCTGGAGGAAATCCTGCCGTATCTGCGCCCGGACCAGGTGGTCTCGCTGGAGTCCACCACCTATCCCGGGACCACGGAGGAAGAATTGCGTCCCCGGATCGAACAGGCCGGGTTTGCGATCGGTCGGGATATTTTTCTGGTCTATTCCCCGGAGCGCGAGGACCCCGGCAACCCCGATTTCAAGACCCGGACCATTCCCAAGGTTTGCGGAGGCAGCACGTCGGCCTGTCTGGACGTCGGTCTGGCCCTCTATGAACAGGTCATCGACCAAGTGATACCGGTTTCCTCCACGCGCACGGCCGAGGCCGTGAAGCTGATGGAAAACATCTTCCGGAGCGTGAATATCGCCCTGGTCAACGAACTGAAGACGGCCTTCATGAAGATGGACATCGATGTTTTCGAGGTCATTCGGGCCGCCTCCACGAAACCTTTCGGCTTCATGCCCTTTTATCCCGGGCCGGGGCTCGGCGGGCACTGCATTCCCATCGATCCCTTCTACCTGACCTGGAAAGCCCGTGAGTACGACGTGACCACCCGGTTCATCGAATTGGCCGGAGAGATCAACACGTCCATGCCCGCCTTCGTGATCCAGCGAGCCGCGGACGTCCTCAACGAACAGGGCAAACCGCTCAAAGGGTCCCGGATTTTGTTGCTGGGCCTGGCCTACAAAGCCGACGTGGACGATGACCGCGAATCTCCGACCTACAGAATCATGGAACTTCTGGAGCACAAAGGCGCTTTGGTCGCCTACAACGATCCACATGTCCCGGTCATCCGGCCGAGCCGGGAATATGCCCGGTACGCCGGGCGGGAGTCCATGCCGGTGGGCGACGGATACGACTTGATCATCCTCTGCACCGCCCACGAGGCTTACAAGGACATCGATCCCGCCGCGTTGAGCGTTCCTGTTCTGGATACCAGAGGCTTTTTTCCGGACTTGGAGGGCAGGGTATTTCGGGGGTAG